A stretch of the Notamacropus eugenii isolate mMacEug1 chromosome 2, mMacEug1.pri_v2, whole genome shotgun sequence genome encodes the following:
- the LOC140522182 gene encoding uncharacterized protein isoform X3, producing MPGHSCCAAGLQLPGEPLGPYVRQNVLQRSLEEEQRYCWLQRRRDCRTGERLTRVFVLLDLKEPSATPYELLPTTPPLSPPTRRLRPRKNDGALLSLSGCGLLYDVTRPFRSARREGQSKDAEFCVKAVCPASEPFCQPLQVALSCPPFLATLWGSRPSPKDSFSIQPKPLLPRQV from the exons ATGCCAGGCCATTCATGCTGTGCTGCTGGGTTACAACTGCCTGGGGAGCCACTGGGACCTTACGTCAGACAGAACGTGCTCCAGAGATCACTGG AAGAGGAGCAGAGATATTGCTGGCTACAGCGACGTCGAGACTGCCGCACTGGAGAGCGCCTCACCAGGGTCTTTGTGCTGCTGGATCTGAAGGAGCCCTCAGCAACTCCCTATGAGCTGCTGCCCACCACCCCACCCCTGTCCCCACCAACCAGACGCCTGAGGCCCAGGAAGAATGATGGAGCCCTGCTCAGCCTGTCGGGCTGTGGGCTCCTCTATGATGTCACCAGGCCCTTCCGGAGTGCCAGGAGAGAGGGTCAGTCCAAGGATGCGGAATTCTGCGTGAAAGCTGTGTGCCCCGCCAGCGAGCCTTTCTGCCAGCCCCTTCAAGTAGCCCTGAGCTGCCCCCCTTTCCTAGCCACACTCTGGGGCAGCCGCCCCAGCCCCAAGGATTCCTTCTCCATTCAACCCAAACCATTGCTTCCTAGACAGGTCTAA
- the LOC140522182 gene encoding uncharacterized protein isoform X2 yields MASRVSFSRLNCASSHAPKAWAPLSSLCTCHGQRLPVAVVGFGAAHWEPRDTMSGCQQSFFASGGGNDSGPTAQEEEQRYCWLQRRRDCRTGERLTRVFVLLDLKEPSATPYELLPTTPPLSPPTRRLRPRKNDGALLSLSGCGLLYDVTRPFRSARREGQSKDAEFCVKAVCPASEPFCQPLQVALSCPPFLATLWGSRPSPKDSFSIQPKPLLPRQV; encoded by the exons ATGGCCTCACGGGTTTCTTTTTCTAGGCTAAATTGCGCCTCCTCCCATGCCCCCAAAGCCTGGGCTCCCTTAAGCAGCCTGTGCACTTGCCATGGCCAGAGATTGCCTGTGGCTGTTGTTGGTTTTGGTGCTGCCCACTGGGAGCCAAGGGATACCATGTCTGGGTGCCAGCAGTCCTTTTTTGCCTCCGGAGGAGGGAACGACTCAGGCCCCACTGCCCAAG AAGAGGAGCAGAGATATTGCTGGCTACAGCGACGTCGAGACTGCCGCACTGGAGAGCGCCTCACCAGGGTCTTTGTGCTGCTGGATCTGAAGGAGCCCTCAGCAACTCCCTATGAGCTGCTGCCCACCACCCCACCCCTGTCCCCACCAACCAGACGCCTGAGGCCCAGGAAGAATGATGGAGCCCTGCTCAGCCTGTCGGGCTGTGGGCTCCTCTATGATGTCACCAGGCCCTTCCGGAGTGCCAGGAGAGAGGGTCAGTCCAAGGATGCGGAATTCTGCGTGAAAGCTGTGTGCCCCGCCAGCGAGCCTTTCTGCCAGCCCCTTCAAGTAGCCCTGAGCTGCCCCCCTTTCCTAGCCACACTCTGGGGCAGCCGCCCCAGCCCCAAGGATTCCTTCTCCATTCAACCCAAACCATTGCTTCCTAGACAGGTCTAA
- the LOC140522520 gene encoding uncharacterized protein: MAAVRREYRPPPRPPAQVRRAREAGRARRPAERSACAHTCACAPPHPGPSGPLSASLSSSFVAAGEFGVSDDRVGGEGSESLFSHLFRSAPLASRFLTTSSAKPAAPFGGGSRAAAAPPPPRAPGAHARTPGPGAGKLPWPSGRRHCPGGGGAGGPLGDDPFHRPVLTLCEDENRSEKEPVPQSAHPEGAGPPQPASPPPPAGPPWLGAASAGPPPDAGVAPRPCPAPRPCRWHPARARRPGLAGGTPPVPGTPSLQVAPRPCPAPRPCSSRPARARRPGRARRPGLPRGPLMPLPAGFPARTGPDRNVLQGNAELCCTRLRRPWLHSFPVSISWPLLKKRSF, translated from the exons ATGGCCGCCGTCCGCCGGGAGTACCGGCCACCGCCGAGACCTCCTGCGCAGGTCCGGCGGGCCCGCGAGGCCGGGCGGGCGCGGAGGCCGGCCGAGCGAAGCGCGTGCGCACACACGTGTGCGTGCGCCCCGCCCCACCCCGGCCCCAGCGGC CCCCTCTCCGCGTCTCTCTCGTCCTCTTTTGTCGCCGCCGGTGAGTTCGGTGTCTCTGACGACcgggtgggtggagaggggagcGAGAGcttattttcacatttatttcgCTCGGCGCCCCTGGCTTCCCGCTTCCTAACGACTTCGTCGGCCAAGCCAGCGGCCCCCTTTGGGGGGGGTTCCCGGGCCGcggctgcccccccccccccccgagctCCTGGCGCGCATGCGCGCACCCCCGGGCCGGGGGCAGGGAAGCTGCCGTGGCCGAGCGGTCGACGGCAC tgccccgggggggggggggcaggaggcCCCCTCGGTGATGATCCCTTTCACAGACCTGTGCTGACGCTCTGTGAGGACGAGAATCGTTCTGAGAAGGAGCCCGTCCCCCAGAGCGCACACCCCGAGGGTGCGGGCCCCCCCCAACCCGCCTCTCCGCCTCCTCCCGCAGGGCCGCCGTGGCTGGGAGCCGCGTCCGCGGGGCCGCCGCCCGACGCCGGG GTGGCGCCCCGCCCGTGCCCGGCGCCCCGGCCTTGCAGGTGGCACCCCGCCCGTGCCCGGCGCCCCGGCCTTGCAGGTGGCACCCCGCCCGTGCCCGGCACCCCGTCCTTGCAGGTGGCACCCCGCCCGTGCCCAGCGCCCCGGCCTTGCAGCAGCCGCCCCGCCCGTGCCCGGCGCCCCGGCCGTGCCCGGCGCCCCGGCCTTCCGCGTGGCCCGCTGATGCCGCTCCCG GCTGGCTTCCCTGCTCGGACCGGACCGGACCGGAACGTGCTGCAG GGCAATGCCGAGCTGTGCTGCACCAGGCTGAGAAGACCGTG GCTTCACAGCTTTCCTGTTTCCATCAGCTGGCCCCTCCTCAAGAAAAG GTCCTTCTAA
- the LOC140522182 gene encoding uncharacterized protein isoform X1: MARDCLWLLLVLVLPTGSQGIPCLGASSPFLPPEEGTTQAPLPKVSACMVHCATQVLPRLGAGVVSVLFNEARAEEEQRYCWLQRRRDCRTGERLTRVFVLLDLKEPSATPYELLPTTPPLSPPTRRLRPRKNDGALLSLSGCGLLYDVTRPFRSARREGQSKDAEFCVKAVCPASEPFCQPLQVALSCPPFLATLWGSRPSPKDSFSIQPKPLLPRQV; this comes from the exons ATGGCCAGAGATTGCCTGTGGCTGTTGTTGGTTTTGGTGCTGCCCACTGGGAGCCAAGGGATACCATGTCTGGGTGCCAGCAGTCCTTTTTTGCCTCCGGAGGAGGGAACGACTCAGGCCCCACTGCCCAAGGTCAGTGCCTGCATGGTGCACTGTGCTACGCAGGTCCTGCCCAGATTGGGAGCTGGTGTTGTCTCTGTGCTCTTTAACGAAGCTCGGGCAG AAGAGGAGCAGAGATATTGCTGGCTACAGCGACGTCGAGACTGCCGCACTGGAGAGCGCCTCACCAGGGTCTTTGTGCTGCTGGATCTGAAGGAGCCCTCAGCAACTCCCTATGAGCTGCTGCCCACCACCCCACCCCTGTCCCCACCAACCAGACGCCTGAGGCCCAGGAAGAATGATGGAGCCCTGCTCAGCCTGTCGGGCTGTGGGCTCCTCTATGATGTCACCAGGCCCTTCCGGAGTGCCAGGAGAGAGGGTCAGTCCAAGGATGCGGAATTCTGCGTGAAAGCTGTGTGCCCCGCCAGCGAGCCTTTCTGCCAGCCCCTTCAAGTAGCCCTGAGCTGCCCCCCTTTCCTAGCCACACTCTGGGGCAGCCGCCCCAGCCCCAAGGATTCCTTCTCCATTCAACCCAAACCATTGCTTCCTAGACAGGTCTAA